The following coding sequences are from one Paenibacillus sp. JDR-2 window:
- a CDS encoding response regulator transcription factor, giving the protein MYKVLLVDDEPMIREGLRTLLEWESLGYEVVDTAANGKDALQKCEQHDLDLIIVDIRMPEMNGLELIKKIRENGGTMHVLILSGYADFEYAKQAIVQRIDGYLLKPVDEDELMEYLHSLRKELDLEYETRQKRLDERQGNAEDDLKRLLVEGSTGSSLSPLSASPDWKEFELLLIKTHERNEEETAGHAQIKRRLSERLDQSGGGLAIAMEPYLLVLLNKGLDNERFRRDMHAMIADACEGLASDFTVVSGGNASGNADIQAAYQKALERMKNRFFLKGGQITAEDPQMPAGSEDAKPDLTGTAEKLYLALEIVNREAIRQQIEESAEAMKAIGFGEAEMKAAFVELVSAVLDKLASKRPELQVRDYRQRIPELFREYRISSLTRLATAIIDQIADSLDNSSADKQIKRMIDLIHRNYKENLKMETLAELFNYNSAYLGKLFKQVTGENFNTYLDKVRMEQAKILLEQGLKVYQVAEMVGYANVDYFHSKFRKYVGSSPSVYRKKDS; this is encoded by the coding sequence ATGTATAAAGTATTGCTTGTGGACGATGAACCGATGATTCGGGAAGGTCTCCGGACTTTGCTGGAATGGGAGAGCCTCGGTTATGAAGTGGTAGACACCGCAGCCAACGGCAAGGATGCCTTGCAGAAATGCGAACAGCATGATCTGGATCTCATTATCGTGGATATTCGGATGCCGGAGATGAATGGGCTTGAGCTGATCAAGAAGATCCGTGAAAACGGCGGAACGATGCATGTGTTGATCTTAAGCGGTTACGCGGATTTCGAATATGCCAAGCAGGCTATCGTCCAGAGGATTGACGGGTATTTGCTGAAGCCTGTTGACGAGGACGAACTGATGGAATACTTGCATTCCCTGAGGAAAGAGCTGGATCTTGAGTATGAGACCCGCCAGAAACGCTTAGACGAACGCCAAGGCAATGCGGAGGATGACTTAAAGCGTCTGCTTGTTGAAGGAAGCACGGGCTCAAGCCTGTCTCCGCTGTCCGCTTCTCCGGATTGGAAGGAGTTCGAACTGCTGCTCATTAAGACGCATGAACGGAATGAAGAGGAGACAGCCGGACATGCCCAGATTAAACGCAGGTTATCCGAGCGGCTGGATCAGTCCGGCGGAGGTTTGGCAATCGCCATGGAGCCTTATTTGCTGGTCCTGCTGAACAAGGGGCTGGATAATGAGCGCTTCCGCCGTGATATGCATGCGATGATTGCCGATGCCTGCGAAGGATTGGCTTCGGATTTTACCGTCGTGTCAGGCGGCAATGCATCGGGCAACGCGGATATTCAGGCTGCCTACCAGAAGGCGCTTGAACGGATGAAGAACAGGTTCTTCCTTAAGGGCGGCCAGATTACGGCGGAGGATCCGCAAATGCCGGCGGGCAGTGAGGATGCCAAGCCGGACTTGACCGGAACGGCGGAGAAGCTTTATCTGGCGCTTGAGATTGTAAACAGGGAAGCGATCCGGCAGCAGATTGAGGAATCCGCGGAAGCGATGAAAGCAATAGGATTTGGCGAAGCCGAAATGAAGGCGGCATTTGTTGAGCTTGTCTCGGCCGTACTCGATAAGCTTGCGTCCAAGCGGCCGGAGCTTCAGGTTCGCGATTACCGTCAGCGCATACCGGAGCTGTTCCGTGAATACCGGATAAGCTCGCTGACCAGACTTGCTACTGCTATTATTGATCAGATAGCCGATTCTCTCGACAACTCGTCTGCGGACAAGCAGATCAAACGCATGATCGACCTGATTCACCGGAATTACAAGGAGAACCTGAAAATGGAGACGCTCGCCGAACTGTTTAACTATAACAGTGCTTATCTCGGCAAGCTGTTCAAGCAGGTTACGGGAGAAAACTTCAACACGTATCTGGATAAAGTACGGATGGAACAAGCGAAAATATTACTTGAGCAAGGACTGAAGGTATATCAGGTTGCGGAGATGGTCGGATACGCAAACGTCGATTATTTCCACAGCAAATTCCGCAAGTATGTGGGCTCTTCGCCGTCTGTTTATCGTAAGAAGGATTCCTAG
- a CDS encoding ABC transporter permease produces MKAVTTSVPQQTRKKRERNFWKTAIRNRYLYMMSLPFIIWVFVFSYYPLWGWTMAFQKFKPAKSFWEQDWVGFDQFKTLFQDDTFYLVMRNTLAMSFMGIIAGFAVPIIFAVLLNEVRSMAFKRFAQTVSYLPHFVSWVVVAGIVSKMLSADHGTVNEILMWLGIIDTPIQFLAKPHYFWGIVTVSDVWKEMGWNTIIYLAAIAGISQEMYEAARVDGANRIRQIWHITLPGIRSTIVILLIMSIGHLIQIGFEKQFLLGNNLVRDYSQVLDLYALEYGLQMSRYSFGTAVNIFNSVVSIILLFMANGLFKKITKESIM; encoded by the coding sequence ATGAAAGCGGTCACAACTAGCGTTCCGCAGCAGACGCGAAAAAAAAGAGAGAGAAACTTTTGGAAAACAGCTATCCGTAACAGATACTTATACATGATGTCGCTGCCTTTCATAATCTGGGTGTTTGTATTTAGTTATTATCCGCTCTGGGGCTGGACAATGGCCTTCCAGAAATTCAAGCCGGCCAAATCGTTCTGGGAGCAGGACTGGGTAGGCTTCGATCAATTCAAAACGTTATTCCAGGACGATACGTTCTACCTTGTTATGAGAAATACGCTGGCAATGAGCTTTATGGGAATTATCGCAGGCTTTGCGGTACCGATCATCTTCGCGGTTCTGCTTAATGAAGTCCGCAGTATGGCATTCAAACGGTTTGCCCAAACCGTATCGTATCTGCCTCACTTTGTATCCTGGGTTGTTGTTGCGGGTATCGTATCCAAGATGCTCTCGGCTGACCACGGTACGGTAAACGAAATTCTTATGTGGCTTGGTATTATCGATACGCCGATTCAATTCCTGGCGAAGCCGCATTACTTCTGGGGCATTGTAACCGTCTCCGATGTATGGAAAGAGATGGGCTGGAACACCATTATCTATCTGGCGGCGATTGCAGGCATCAGCCAAGAGATGTATGAGGCAGCGAGGGTAGACGGAGCGAACCGTATTCGCCAGATTTGGCACATTACGCTGCCGGGCATTCGTTCGACGATCGTTATCCTGCTCATTATGTCGATCGGTCACTTGATCCAGATTGGATTCGAGAAGCAGTTCCTGCTTGGCAACAATCTTGTTCGCGACTATTCGCAAGTCCTTGATTTGTATGCGCTTGAATACGGTTTGCAGATGAGCCGTTACTCGTTTGGTACTGCGGTTAATATTTTCAACTCGGTTGTTAGTATTATTCTACTGTTTATGGCAAACGGGCTGTTTAAGAAAATTACGAAAGAAAGCATCATGTAA
- a CDS encoding carbohydrate ABC transporter permease has product MTSKRLLGGAPLSDRLLSVFVYVFVIFVMIITLYPFLNVLALSFNDSVDSVRGGITIFPRDFTTENYKVIFSFGGLITGFKISVLRTVAGTIVGLISASMLAFTLSRPDFQGRKFVSVFLALTMYVSGGLIPVYFLIRDLHMMGTFWVYILPGLVSAFNVFVIRSFMDGIPYALQESAKLDGANDFTIYWRIILPMAKPALATIALFLAVGQWNSWFDTYLYNGSKESLTTLQFELMKVLQSTTSGNNVDIHNSNMTQMMSSVSPESVKMAITIVVTVPILVVYPFLQRYFVKGMTLGAVKG; this is encoded by the coding sequence ATGACATCAAAAAGACTGCTGGGCGGCGCGCCTCTGTCAGACCGGCTTCTGAGCGTGTTCGTATACGTATTCGTCATCTTCGTAATGATCATCACTTTGTATCCGTTTCTGAACGTGCTTGCTCTTTCATTTAACGATTCCGTAGACAGCGTTAGGGGCGGGATTACGATTTTCCCGCGTGACTTTACTACTGAAAACTATAAAGTAATCTTCTCCTTCGGAGGATTGATTACCGGCTTCAAAATCTCCGTATTACGTACGGTAGCCGGTACAATCGTTGGTTTGATCAGTGCTTCGATGCTCGCGTTTACGCTGAGCCGTCCGGATTTCCAAGGACGCAAATTCGTATCGGTCTTCCTTGCGCTGACCATGTATGTTTCGGGCGGTCTGATTCCGGTCTACTTCCTGATCCGGGACCTGCACATGATGGGAACATTCTGGGTCTATATCCTTCCGGGTCTCGTAAGTGCCTTTAACGTATTCGTTATCCGCTCCTTTATGGATGGCATTCCATATGCGCTGCAAGAGTCGGCCAAGCTCGACGGCGCGAATGATTTTACGATCTATTGGCGCATTATTCTTCCGATGGCAAAGCCGGCGCTGGCAACAATCGCTTTGTTCCTCGCCGTCGGTCAATGGAATTCCTGGTTCGATACTTATCTCTACAACGGTTCCAAAGAATCGCTGACTACGCTGCAGTTCGAGCTGATGAAGGTACTGCAAAGTACGACTTCCGGCAATAACGTGGATATCCATAACTCGAACATGACGCAAATGATGTCTTCGGTTTCCCCGGAATCCGTAAAAATGGCGATTACGATCGTCGTGACCGTACCAATCCTGGTTGTTTATCCTTTCTTGCAGAGATACTTCGTTAAAGGCATGACATTAGGCGCCGTAAAAGGCTGA
- a CDS encoding ABC transporter substrate-binding protein: MNQISKWSSLALSTTLVAGLLAGCGSNNNDEKNSGSSANTGGNATNTESAAPEDTSPLTLTYYSEDPSPNWANMQDEIGKSLTEKTGITLDAEFAVGDAVQKSSLIAASGEYPDLISAKQSIAKFVDAGAVLDLTDLIDKYAPHLKKLFEGNMSRLRYSDDDHAIYVIPSYNGIGQQYFNAGGGFELQHRVVKELGYPQIRTVADYEKAIKDYLALHPKDENGNPNIGLTLNADDWHMYISVTNPAFFATGGSDDGEFNIDIDTQKVTYHFRRPEEKDYFKWLNHMNAEGLLDPESFVQKYDQYKAKVASGRVLGLIDQDWDYGDGEKALKAAGKFDQGYGHYPVTMSADVKEASFWPTGFMGGSGVAISKDNPDPVRTIKFLDYLASDEGQVLVNWGIEGKQYNVVDGKRVIPEDVNNRKINDAVNFTKETGIGLYNLLSGHYGDGVKDPSGNYYTTSFPEQIVAGFNDVEKETLKAYGATTWKDLFPKEEEFKVKPWGAAWNIPVPGDSEAVVIEKKLTDITWKRIPEAILAKPEDFDKIWDAYQQELVKANVEKAEKIREDLVKARVKLWSE, encoded by the coding sequence ATGAATCAAATCAGCAAATGGTCAAGCCTGGCATTGTCTACTACGTTAGTTGCCGGTTTGCTGGCGGGCTGCGGCAGCAATAACAATGACGAAAAGAATAGCGGCAGCAGCGCAAATACTGGCGGCAATGCAACAAACACGGAGTCTGCAGCGCCTGAAGATACTTCACCGCTCACATTGACTTATTACAGCGAAGATCCATCACCTAACTGGGCGAACATGCAAGACGAAATCGGCAAAAGCCTTACAGAGAAAACAGGCATTACCCTTGATGCGGAATTCGCGGTAGGCGATGCGGTTCAGAAATCGTCCCTAATTGCGGCAAGCGGTGAGTATCCGGATCTGATCAGCGCAAAACAAAGTATCGCTAAGTTTGTTGACGCCGGCGCCGTACTTGATTTAACTGATCTGATTGATAAATATGCTCCTCACTTGAAGAAACTGTTTGAAGGCAATATGAGCCGTCTTCGTTACAGCGATGATGACCATGCGATTTACGTCATTCCTTCCTATAACGGCATTGGACAGCAGTACTTCAACGCTGGCGGCGGCTTCGAGCTGCAGCACCGCGTTGTAAAAGAACTTGGCTACCCGCAAATTCGTACGGTAGCGGATTACGAGAAAGCGATCAAAGACTACCTTGCTCTTCATCCGAAAGACGAGAACGGCAACCCGAATATCGGTCTGACACTGAATGCTGACGACTGGCATATGTACATTTCGGTAACGAACCCGGCATTCTTCGCAACAGGCGGTTCCGATGACGGCGAGTTCAACATCGACATCGATACGCAAAAAGTAACGTACCACTTCCGTCGTCCGGAAGAGAAAGACTACTTCAAATGGCTAAACCATATGAACGCTGAAGGCCTGCTGGATCCGGAAAGCTTCGTTCAAAAATACGATCAATACAAAGCGAAAGTCGCTTCCGGCCGCGTTCTTGGCTTGATTGACCAGGATTGGGATTACGGCGATGGCGAGAAAGCTCTGAAAGCAGCGGGTAAATTCGATCAAGGCTACGGACACTACCCGGTTACGATGTCTGCAGACGTGAAGGAAGCATCGTTCTGGCCAACAGGCTTCATGGGCGGCAGCGGCGTAGCGATCTCCAAAGACAATCCGGATCCGGTTCGTACGATCAAATTCCTTGACTATCTGGCTTCCGATGAAGGTCAAGTGCTTGTAAACTGGGGTATTGAAGGCAAGCAATACAATGTTGTTGACGGCAAACGCGTTATTCCTGAAGATGTAAATAACCGCAAAATCAACGACGCTGTTAACTTCACGAAAGAAACGGGTATCGGCCTTTACAACCTGCTCAGCGGTCACTACGGCGACGGCGTGAAAGATCCAAGCGGCAACTACTACACAACTAGCTTCCCTGAGCAAATCGTAGCAGGCTTCAACGATGTGGAGAAAGAAACGCTTAAAGCTTACGGTGCAACAACATGGAAAGATCTGTTCCCTAAAGAAGAAGAGTTCAAAGTTAAGCCTTGGGGCGCAGCTTGGAACATTCCGGTTCCTGGCGACAGCGAAGCCGTAGTTATCGAGAAGAAACTGACGGACATCACTTGGAAACGTATTCCTGAAGCGATCTTGGCTAAACCGGAAGACTTTGATAAAATTTGGGATGCATACCAACAAGAGCTGGTAAAAGCTAATGTTGAAAAAGCGGAAAAAATCCGTGAAGATCTGGTTAAAGCCCGCGTTAAATTGTGGAGCGAATAA
- a CDS encoding glycosyl hydrolase family 95 catalytic domain-containing protein, with protein sequence MGKARDWKLWYEQPASVWEEALPIGNGRIGGMVFAGTEIDQILLNEDTLWAGFPRDPINYEAQRYLAKARQLIFSGKYAEAERLIESTMQGRDVEPYLPLGGLSIVRREDRESAVSQYKRELHLNEGIAAACYQDGDVTVQSQYFVSVPDQALVVRYEAAGGTLNRDIVMDSLLQYRLEEAGERQLHLIGQAPSHVAGNYHKDHPMDVLYEEGLGLPFEIRVKVETDGTVKNGEKGLEVRNAAYLHIYLTAETGFAGYDQSPDQEACSARCSIRLEKAAALGFEGLLSRHTEDHRQLFDRVSFSLADETDGSDKPTDRRLADYQTTKQDSHLEALYFHFGRYLLMGSSRPGTQPANLQGIWNHHVSPPWHSDYTININTQMNYWPAEVCNLSECHEPLFTMLREMSEAGSRTARIHYGSRGWTAHHNVDIWRMTTPTGGSASWAFWPLGGAWLVRQVWESYLYNMDKDFLGEKAYPLLKGAALFCLDWLVEGPNGDLVTNPSTSPENKFLTSEGEPCSVSYGSTMDIAIIRDLFQNCLEAIDALGVEEAEFRDELLASLDRLPAYKIGRHGQLQEWYEDFEESEPGHRHVSHLYGVYPGKEINEKKPELLEAVVATLDRRLANGGGHTGWSCAWLLNLFARLKDEKQAYGAVQTLLARSTYPNLLDAHPPFQIDGNFGGSAGIAELLLQSHLDTIDLLPALPASWTNGQISGLKARGGYVVDVEWANGTLKQAAIEARISGVCKLRYAGSIRVEDEKGTAVALSDGGFEAEQGCMYYVYTDATEMQK encoded by the coding sequence ATGGGGAAAGCAAGGGATTGGAAGCTCTGGTATGAGCAGCCGGCATCGGTATGGGAAGAAGCCTTGCCAATCGGCAACGGCCGGATTGGCGGAATGGTATTCGCGGGGACGGAAATCGATCAAATTCTGCTGAATGAGGATACATTATGGGCCGGTTTTCCGCGGGACCCGATTAATTATGAAGCCCAGCGTTACTTGGCCAAGGCTAGACAGCTTATATTTTCCGGGAAATACGCGGAAGCCGAGCGGCTGATTGAATCAACCATGCAAGGACGGGATGTTGAGCCTTATTTGCCGCTTGGCGGTCTTTCGATCGTGCGCAGAGAAGACCGGGAATCCGCCGTATCGCAATACAAACGGGAACTGCATCTGAATGAAGGGATTGCTGCAGCCTGCTACCAGGATGGCGATGTTACGGTACAGTCCCAATATTTCGTGAGCGTGCCGGACCAAGCGCTTGTTGTCCGTTATGAAGCTGCAGGGGGGACTTTGAACCGCGATATCGTTATGGATTCCTTACTGCAGTACCGGTTAGAGGAAGCAGGAGAGCGGCAGCTTCATCTCATTGGACAAGCTCCAAGCCATGTGGCCGGCAATTATCATAAAGATCATCCTATGGATGTCCTTTATGAGGAAGGGCTTGGCCTGCCGTTCGAGATCCGGGTGAAGGTGGAGACCGATGGAACGGTGAAGAACGGTGAGAAGGGGCTTGAGGTCCGGAATGCGGCTTATCTTCATATTTATTTGACTGCCGAAACGGGCTTTGCCGGGTACGATCAGTCGCCGGATCAGGAAGCTTGCTCGGCACGCTGCTCTATTCGCCTGGAAAAGGCTGCGGCTCTCGGATTCGAAGGACTGCTTAGCCGTCATACCGAAGATCACCGGCAGTTGTTCGACCGTGTTTCCTTCTCTTTAGCGGATGAAACGGACGGTTCCGATAAGCCTACCGACCGCAGGCTTGCGGACTATCAAACGACCAAGCAGGACTCTCATTTGGAGGCGCTTTATTTCCATTTCGGACGTTACCTTCTGATGGGAAGCTCGAGACCTGGTACCCAGCCCGCGAATCTGCAGGGAATCTGGAATCATCATGTGTCGCCGCCATGGCATAGCGATTACACGATTAACATCAATACGCAGATGAATTACTGGCCTGCCGAAGTATGCAACCTCAGCGAATGTCACGAGCCGCTCTTCACCATGCTTAGGGAAATGAGTGAAGCCGGTTCGCGTACAGCGAGAATTCATTACGGCAGCCGAGGCTGGACCGCCCACCATAATGTGGACATTTGGCGGATGACGACGCCAACCGGCGGAAGCGCCAGCTGGGCATTCTGGCCGCTTGGCGGCGCATGGCTTGTCCGTCAGGTATGGGAGAGCTATCTGTATAACATGGATAAGGATTTTCTCGGCGAGAAAGCTTATCCGCTGCTTAAAGGAGCGGCTTTATTCTGCCTGGATTGGCTGGTCGAAGGACCAAACGGCGATTTGGTTACGAATCCGTCCACCTCGCCGGAGAACAAGTTTTTGACAAGCGAAGGAGAGCCATGCAGCGTTTCGTATGGTTCTACGATGGATATCGCTATCATTCGCGATCTGTTCCAGAACTGTTTGGAAGCTATTGATGCACTAGGCGTTGAAGAAGCGGAGTTCCGCGACGAGCTTCTTGCATCGCTGGACCGTCTTCCTGCTTACAAGATTGGCCGTCACGGCCAACTGCAGGAATGGTATGAGGATTTCGAAGAAAGCGAGCCGGGGCATCGCCACGTTTCGCATTTGTACGGGGTTTATCCGGGCAAAGAAATTAACGAAAAGAAGCCGGAGCTGCTGGAAGCGGTTGTTGCGACGCTTGATCGCAGGCTGGCGAACGGCGGCGGGCACACCGGCTGGAGCTGCGCTTGGCTGCTGAATCTGTTTGCCCGATTGAAGGATGAGAAGCAGGCCTACGGTGCCGTACAGACCTTGCTTGCGCGATCCACTTACCCGAATCTGCTTGACGCCCATCCGCCGTTCCAGATTGACGGCAACTTCGGCGGAAGCGCGGGTATAGCCGAGCTTCTGCTCCAAAGCCATCTGGATACTATCGACCTGCTGCCTGCGCTGCCCGCATCGTGGACAAATGGCCAGATCAGCGGTTTGAAGGCAAGAGGCGGATATGTGGTTGATGTGGAATGGGCGAATGGAACGCTGAAGCAGGCTGCCATTGAAGCAAGAATAAGCGGCGTATGCAAGCTTCGCTATGCCGGTTCTATCCGCGTGGAGGATGAGAAAGGGACGGCCGTTGCTCTTAGCGACGGCGGGTTCGAAGCAGAGCAAGGCTGTATGTATTACGTATATACGGACGCAACTGAGATGCAAAAATAG
- a CDS encoding histidine kinase: MFTRLFRLLTPATFKNRILLSLLIFLLVPIALLFLYNFRETEELLQRNASDKNIEQLEGLKTDLVDLMSLVMKTGMLLEQDSVLRQVMQKPEQYDAINRKKIVENKFAGIENSFFLTGATVYYTLIDLKGNAYTSYTPENSLNYEEISSEAWVRELKREGGQRYIWRTNDQSTEIREVKGNRMLSLFELLRDDGLKPFAYGRFSIDYEAWFAEKTQGSGGEGAYFLLDAGGNTILQSSPEESVPPAVAASIASAGRSGESDASSTSILNNRIMYTYSNVQELDGYLVKKVPLSLLFNEVDKQKKRSFALYITILILFMLMIYFISSTVTGPLKLLQRKMETTVKSNLKAKLPEQGRGEILALTRSFNSMITDINGLLERLKLEERQKQYVRFQVLLGQMNPHFLLNTLNTIKSIALDKDEDDIYDICVALGKILETTLNTEADLILLKEEIVLIESYMDIQRKRFGHGIEVQYEVEGELEFALIPKFSLQPLVENSLLHGFGQSQRGGRIVIRAASRGKQLILEVIDNGVGIEKAKNNQSARKRKSIGIQNLRESLELMFKNQPSGLQVESSEEGTRVTMNCPLLLSKPYTEEGLTHVADINR, translated from the coding sequence ATGTTCACCCGATTATTCCGCTTGTTAACGCCGGCTACGTTTAAAAACCGGATCTTGCTGTCCCTCCTGATCTTCCTTCTTGTTCCTATCGCGCTGCTATTCCTATACAATTTCCGGGAGACGGAAGAGCTGCTACAGCGGAACGCATCCGACAAAAATATCGAGCAGCTTGAAGGTCTTAAGACCGATCTTGTTGATCTGATGAGTCTAGTCATGAAGACGGGAATGCTGCTGGAGCAGGATTCCGTCCTTCGTCAGGTCATGCAAAAGCCGGAGCAATACGATGCCATCAACCGCAAGAAAATCGTTGAAAATAAGTTTGCGGGTATCGAGAACAGCTTTTTCCTTACGGGAGCTACGGTTTACTATACCTTGATCGACTTAAAAGGAAACGCTTACACCTCTTATACGCCGGAGAATTCCTTGAATTACGAGGAAATCAGCTCGGAAGCCTGGGTACGGGAGCTGAAGCGGGAAGGCGGTCAACGGTATATTTGGCGCACGAATGATCAATCCACCGAAATACGGGAGGTAAAGGGCAACCGGATGCTCAGCCTTTTTGAATTGTTGAGGGACGACGGTCTGAAGCCTTTTGCTTACGGGCGGTTCAGCATTGATTACGAAGCATGGTTTGCGGAGAAAACGCAAGGCAGCGGCGGGGAAGGGGCTTATTTCCTGCTGGATGCCGGCGGAAATACCATCCTGCAATCTTCCCCTGAAGAAAGCGTGCCGCCAGCGGTTGCCGCGTCCATTGCGTCAGCCGGCCGGAGCGGGGAGAGCGATGCTTCCTCCACATCCATCTTGAATAACCGGATAATGTATACGTATAGCAATGTTCAGGAGCTTGACGGTTATCTTGTTAAGAAGGTTCCTCTATCGTTGCTGTTTAATGAGGTGGACAAGCAGAAGAAGCGTTCTTTTGCCCTCTATATCACCATTCTGATCCTGTTTATGCTGATGATTTACTTCATTTCCTCCACGGTTACCGGACCGCTGAAGCTGCTTCAGCGAAAGATGGAAACAACGGTCAAATCCAATCTGAAGGCCAAGCTGCCGGAGCAGGGAAGGGGCGAGATTCTGGCCTTAACCCGAAGCTTCAACTCCATGATAACCGACATTAACGGTCTTTTGGAAAGATTAAAGCTGGAGGAGCGGCAGAAGCAGTATGTCCGGTTCCAGGTGCTGCTGGGGCAGATGAATCCCCATTTTCTGCTGAACACGCTCAATACGATCAAAAGCATTGCTTTGGATAAGGACGAGGACGATATTTACGATATTTGCGTAGCGCTCGGAAAGATACTGGAAACGACGTTAAATACGGAGGCTGACCTTATTCTTCTCAAGGAGGAGATCGTCCTTATTGAATCTTACATGGACATTCAGCGGAAGCGGTTTGGACACGGCATTGAGGTTCAATACGAGGTAGAGGGCGAGCTTGAATTTGCGCTAATTCCGAAGTTCAGTCTGCAGCCGCTCGTGGAAAATTCCCTGCTGCACGGTTTTGGACAATCCCAGCGGGGAGGGCGCATCGTTATACGGGCAGCTAGCCGGGGCAAGCAGCTTATTCTGGAAGTGATCGATAACGGAGTTGGTATCGAGAAGGCGAAGAACAATCAATCCGCGCGGAAACGGAAAAGCATCGGTATCCAGAACCTGCGGGAGAGTCTGGAGCTTATGTTTAAAAATCAGCCTTCGGGGCTCCAGGTGGAATCGTCGGAAGAAGGAACGCGGGTGACGATGAATTGCCCGCTGCTATTATCCAAACCTTATACGGAGGAGGGGCTTACCCATGTGGCGGACATTAATCGTTGA
- a CDS encoding response regulator transcription factor, which yields MWRTLIVEDEQHARASLRKLFSKADIPFEIVGEAADGEEGLRMIRELQPDVVISDIFMPVMDGVRLLQLAREEGLECRFVMLTAVSEFEYARQAVEYGASGYLMKLSLDLAGLRQAMEKVAAELARMEKLRKADKWFPEKTAQEPTDHPEMNRIIAYIEEHFAEDITLKSLADWIRMDASYVSDLFKKKTGSTLTHYIQNRRVAAAKMLLAETERTVSDIGRTVGFENDNYFIKIFKRWCGVTPNEYRKEQKFVL from the coding sequence ATGTGGCGGACATTAATCGTTGAGGATGAGCAGCATGCAAGGGCAAGCTTGCGCAAATTATTTTCGAAGGCGGATATTCCCTTTGAGATCGTTGGTGAAGCGGCAGATGGCGAAGAAGGGCTGCGGATGATCCGGGAGCTTCAGCCCGATGTCGTGATATCCGATATTTTTATGCCGGTAATGGACGGCGTACGGCTCTTGCAGCTTGCCAGGGAGGAAGGGCTCGAATGCCGGTTTGTTATGCTTACGGCCGTCAGCGAATTCGAATATGCCCGCCAAGCAGTAGAATACGGAGCTTCCGGGTACTTGATGAAGCTCTCTTTGGATTTGGCAGGCTTAAGGCAGGCAATGGAGAAGGTAGCTGCCGAGCTTGCGAGAATGGAGAAGCTGCGCAAGGCGGACAAATGGTTTCCGGAGAAGACGGCGCAGGAACCTACCGATCATCCGGAGATGAACCGCATTATCGCCTATATTGAAGAGCATTTCGCCGAGGACATTACCTTGAAGAGTCTGGCCGATTGGATCCGCATGGATGCAAGCTACGTCAGCGATTTGTTCAAGAAGAAGACGGGGTCTACCTTAACGCATTATATCCAGAACCGCCGCGTTGCGGCAGCGAAAATGCTGCTTGCCGAAACCGAGCGTACCGTCAGCGATATCGGCCGGACCGTAGGCTTCGAGAATGACAACTACTTCATCAAAATCTTCAAACGCTGGTGCGGCGTCACGCCAAACGAATACCGCAAAGAACAAAAATTCGTTCTATGA